From Anopheles arabiensis isolate DONGOLA chromosome 3, AaraD3, whole genome shotgun sequence, a single genomic window includes:
- the LOC120902511 gene encoding uncharacterized protein LOC120902511, translated as MTAYICVFISVLILVTTLHYSDAYWRNDLKHEAIKGLKQENILKRHKRHEVSHATADDKEGLQLEFPHIVPVALGAGGRGCLVVLLSENFVVGSAHCLHSSTSVSVHGEFVNVSKIIIHPMYNARKKNYDIGLLKLAANVNIQSTVVPACLWLDDNINIANVKLIGTNEFFDTKSIVQTTRITLKNAEKCQPYLNYISVLTGFSLTVHQMCVFYEFEEHWRWKGGLVYVDLIYDNHIVPFVIGSASFAPINGLHRLHGFSKLSKFVDWISKIMREEGADVSFEPLICAKRHLEYRRQNNNTKLFEPNIAVDTTVSIHSHPDAPHTKICAGVLIRKDAVITLAQCASNLMSYTSRVVLADGSFIAIRDIIIHPDYSDDSLYSNIAILKLVSEASVTPIEIAPYYSKHDKITLYASVINGDQSKNNKFFAVHGLNVRFSYECNPSEEHHSRLLKGLHPEHMCLQNNHTLVPGSCEAHPGSAVFWYHNDKKYLLGLYMHGENCGFGDQALGLYVYAYNAWVHSVLDTPLQKSLGYVFPFLKTSDECSYPDGATGTCVSHINCPNISKRAGKSLPIFYCSSRAIVCCPRHLEAQKEEEHEGIAFAFYRTV; from the exons ATGACAGCGTACATTTGTGTGTTTAtaagtgttttaattttagttaCAACACTGCATT actCTGACGCTTACTGGCGTAACGATCTCAAACATGAAGCTATTAAAG GattaaaacaagaaaacattttaaaacgaCATAAGAGGCATGAAGTTTCTCATGCAACTGCAGACGACAAAGAAGGATTGCAGCTGGAGTTTCCACATATAGTTCCTGTAGCACTTGGTGCTGGAGGACGTGGTTGCCTAGTGGTATTGCTGTCTGAAAATTTTGTCGTTGGATCAGCGCACTGTCTACACTCCAG CACTTCTGTATCAGTCCATGGAGAATTCGTTAATGTCTCAAAAATTATTATTCACCCTATGTACAACGCacgtaaaaaaaattatgatatTGGATTATTGAAGCTCGCGGCAAACGTGAA TATACAATCAACTGTTGTACCGGCCTGTCTATGGTTGGATGATAATATAAACATTGCCAATGTTAAATTGATTGGAACAAATGAATTTTTTG ACACAAAATCTATAGTGCAGACCACGAGGATCACACTAAAAAATGCCGAAAAATGTCAACCATACCTCAATTATATCTCGGTACTCACTGGATTCTCACTTACAGTACATCAGATGTGTGTCTTTTACGAATTCGAAGAACACTGG CGGTGGAAAGGTGGACTAGTTTATGTGGATTTAATTTATGATAACCACATTGTTCCATTTGTTATTGGAAGTGCCTCGTTTGCTCCGATTAATGGTTTACATAGACTACATGGATTTAGCAAACTGTCCAAATTTGTTGACTGGATATCCAAAATCATGCGCGAGGAAGGGGCAGATGTATCGTTTGAGCCGTTGATTTGTGCCAAGCGCCATTTAGAATATCGACGtcaaaataacaacacaaaatTATTCGAGCCAAACATCGCTGTTGACACCACGGTATCCATTCACAGCCACCCCGATGCGCCTCACACAAAGATTTGTGCAGGAGTATTGATAAGAAAAGATGCCGTGATCACATTGGCACAGTGTGCGAGCAATTTAAT GTCTTATACTTCCAGAGTAGTTTTAGCCGATGGGTCATTCATTGCGATCCGAGATATCATTATTCATCCCGACTACTCGGACGATTCTCTCTACAGTAATATAGCCATTTTAAAACTTGTCTCGGAAGCATCTGTTACTCCTATCGAAATAGCACCATATTATTCAAAACATGATAAAATAACATTGTACGCTAGTGTGATCAATGGCGACCAATCAAAAA atAACAAGTTCTTTGCCGTCCATGGACTTAACGTGCGGTTCAGTTACGAATGCAACCCGTCGGAAGAGCATCATTCTCGACTTTTGAAAGGATTGCATCCTGAACATATGTGTCTACAGAATAATCATACGCTTGTTCCGGGTAGCTGCGAGGCACACCCAGGTTCAGCTGTATTTTGGTAtcataatgataaaaaatacttGCTGGGGTTGTACATGCATGGGGAAAACTGTGGCTTCGGAGATCAAGCGCTCGGTCTGTATGTGTATGCATACAATGCCTGGGTCCACTCAGTTCTAGATACACCATTGCAAAAATCTCTGGGCTACGTTTTTCCATTCTTAAAAACATCGGACGAATGTTCTTACCCAGATGGTGCGACAGGTACTTGCGTAAGCCATATAAACTGTCCCAATATATCGAAAAGAGCTGGAAAAAGTTTACCAATATTTTACTGCAGTAGCAGAGCAATTGTGTGTTGTCCTAGACATTTGGAAGCACAGAAGGAAGAGGAACAT GAAGGAATAGCGTTTGCTTTCTACCGTACTGTATAA